One Leifsonia shinshuensis DNA window includes the following coding sequences:
- the fliD gene encoding flagellar filament capping protein FliD: MSSVGTISLPSLTVGSNGQVSVSNLVNNLDPTAIVNALMTAEAIPQTQLQAKVKTEQTALSAFQNLNATLQALQTSAAGAAATNGLNLLTVSSSDSSVTASATTSASPTSFSLQVDQIAQAQVSVTGAMTTWPDAGGAITIVDSTGTAHGITAASSSISDVVAAINAAGVGVTAAQVASGTDASGNPQYRLQLTSTQTGAAAAFQVYAGTSAAYTAGTATNLLTQPGAATVTAAQDAQVTLWPGTAAAQTVSSATDTFADLVQGVAVTVTKPTTTPVTLTSKMDSTSIASTASSLISGVNTLLSYISQQSAVSTTQNTDGSSTTTTGTFTGSLLIQEVYRGLQSAVSAPVGPGGTISPATYGIAIQSDGSIKFDSAKFQAALASDPSGTIAAVQTIASRVQAASATASDPVTGTVTASISSQQTQISNDQSSVSNWTTMLAAKRKLLTAQYTALVTTLGQLQNEQNYLTQQINAMNPSSNN; the protein is encoded by the coding sequence ATGAGCTCAGTAGGAACGATCTCGCTGCCCTCCCTCACCGTGGGCAGCAATGGTCAGGTCTCGGTCTCGAACCTGGTCAACAACCTCGACCCGACGGCCATCGTCAACGCGCTGATGACCGCGGAGGCCATCCCGCAGACCCAGCTCCAGGCGAAGGTCAAGACGGAGCAGACCGCCCTGTCGGCCTTCCAGAATCTGAACGCGACCCTTCAGGCGCTCCAGACCAGCGCAGCGGGGGCCGCGGCCACGAACGGCCTCAACCTGCTCACCGTCTCGAGCAGCGACTCGTCGGTCACCGCGTCGGCGACCACTTCGGCGTCGCCGACGTCCTTCTCGCTGCAGGTCGACCAGATCGCGCAGGCGCAGGTGTCCGTCACCGGCGCCATGACGACGTGGCCCGACGCGGGCGGCGCCATCACGATCGTGGACTCGACCGGCACGGCGCATGGCATCACGGCCGCGTCCTCCAGCATCTCGGACGTGGTCGCCGCGATCAACGCCGCCGGGGTCGGCGTCACCGCCGCGCAGGTGGCCTCGGGCACAGACGCCTCGGGCAACCCGCAGTACCGGCTTCAGCTCACCTCCACGCAGACCGGCGCCGCCGCGGCGTTCCAGGTCTACGCCGGGACCAGCGCCGCCTACACGGCGGGCACCGCCACGAACCTCCTCACCCAGCCCGGAGCGGCCACCGTCACCGCCGCGCAGGACGCGCAGGTCACCCTCTGGCCGGGCACGGCGGCAGCGCAGACCGTCTCCTCGGCCACCGACACCTTCGCGGATCTCGTCCAGGGCGTCGCCGTGACCGTCACGAAGCCGACCACCACCCCGGTGACGTTGACCTCGAAGATGGACAGCACGAGCATCGCCTCGACCGCGTCCTCCCTGATCTCGGGCGTGAACACCCTGCTCTCCTACATCTCGCAGCAGTCGGCTGTCTCCACGACCCAGAACACCGACGGGTCGAGCACGACGACCACCGGCACGTTCACGGGCAGCCTCCTGATCCAGGAGGTCTACCGGGGCCTGCAGTCGGCGGTCTCCGCCCCGGTCGGCCCCGGCGGGACGATCTCGCCCGCCACGTACGGGATCGCGATCCAGTCCGACGGCTCGATCAAGTTCGACAGCGCGAAGTTCCAGGCCGCGCTCGCGAGCGACCCGTCCGGCACCATCGCCGCCGTGCAGACCATCGCCTCGCGCGTGCAGGCGGCCAGCGCCACGGCCTCCGACCCGGTGACCGGCACGGTGACCGCGTCCATCTCGTCGCAGCAGACCCAGATCTCCAACGACCAGTCTTCGGTGAGCAACTGGACGACGATGCTCGCGGCCAAGCGCAAGCTGC